In Desulfofundulus kuznetsovii DSM 6115, the following are encoded in one genomic region:
- a CDS encoding FmdB family zinc ribbon protein encodes MPIYEFRCLNCGGLFEKLFLNPNEQVEIRCPQCQSDSFERVISRVNYVDRTGAGRSAPKVVTKSCSPGNTCATFEIPGPDEK; translated from the coding sequence GTGCCCATCTACGAGTTCAGATGCCTGAATTGTGGCGGTCTTTTCGAAAAACTGTTTTTGAACCCCAATGAGCAAGTGGAAATTCGCTGCCCCCAGTGCCAGTCCGACTCCTTCGAGCGTGTGATCAGCCGGGTCAATTACGTGGACAGGACGGGAGCGGGCAGGAGCGCGCCGAAAGTGGTCACCAAGTCGTGCAGCCCGGGGAATACCTGCGCGACCTTTGAAATACCGGGGCCGGATGAAAAATAA
- a CDS encoding tetratricopeptide repeat protein, producing the protein MENANVSQAFVEKQVNMLQSNPGCATAKYNLGVMLMEQGRLDEAKTLFEEAISDGTRMFEAYVNLGYIYFKQGNLEKVEECNRKAVEIEPRYARGYANLGFAYLQMEKTDEAIEVLHKAIELNPRIVQAWCNLANAYLQKGELDRAIETNQKLLEMAPDFSLGHNNLACAYYLKGDMIRAAGHLKRALELGFEAHPDFLKEMEPYLKKIKG; encoded by the coding sequence ATGGAAAACGCAAACGTCTCCCAAGCTTTTGTGGAAAAACAGGTGAACATGCTGCAGAGCAACCCCGGTTGTGCCACAGCCAAATACAACCTGGGGGTAATGCTCATGGAGCAGGGCAGGCTGGATGAAGCAAAAACCCTCTTTGAAGAAGCCATTTCCGATGGAACCCGGATGTTTGAGGCTTACGTCAACCTGGGTTATATCTATTTCAAACAGGGGAACCTGGAAAAAGTAGAGGAATGCAACCGCAAAGCGGTAGAAATAGAACCCCGTTATGCCCGTGGTTATGCCAATCTGGGGTTTGCCTACCTGCAGATGGAAAAAACCGATGAAGCCATCGAAGTGCTCCACAAAGCCATCGAATTAAACCCCAGGATAGTCCAGGCGTGGTGCAACCTGGCCAACGCCTATCTCCAAAAAGGCGAACTGGATCGGGCCATAGAGACCAACCAGAAACTGCTGGAAATGGCACCTGATTTTTCACTGGGTCATAACAACCTGGCCTGCGCCTATTACCTGAAGGGGGATATGATCCGGGCCGCCGGGCACCTGAAGCGGGCCCTGGAGCTGGGATTTGAGGCTCACCCGGATTTTTTGAAGGAGATGGAACCATACCTCAAGAAAATAAAAGGATGA
- a CDS encoding dissimilatory sulfite reductase D family protein encodes MEEIKKAILEFASASKKTRFYFKDMEKAVQEKVPGAKAREIKKAASELINEGTLIYFSTGSTTMYGLKDRCASDEPQQ; translated from the coding sequence ATGGAAGAGATTAAAAAAGCGATTTTAGAGTTTGCCAGTGCCAGCAAGAAAACCAGGTTCTATTTTAAGGATATGGAAAAGGCTGTGCAGGAAAAAGTTCCCGGTGCCAAAGCCAGGGAAATTAAGAAGGCTGCCAGTGAGCTGATCAATGAGGGTACGCTGATTTACTTCTCCACCGGCAGCACCACCATGTACGGCTTGAAGGACAGGTGCGCTTCCGACGAGCCACAGCAATAG
- the dsrB gene encoding dissimilatory-type sulfite reductase subunit beta, whose amino-acid sequence MALSTGKYGKFDPQNPTKDRITDIGPRHYWENFPPSIQKNYGKWLYHEILEPGVLVHVSETGDKVYTVRCGSPRLMTVQHVREICDIADKYCDGYVRFTTRNNIEFIVDSLEKVEALKKDLWSRKFVSGSYKFPIGGTGASITNIVHTQGYVHCHTPATDASSLVKAVMDDLFDYFTGMTLPAKVRVAVACCLNMCGAVHCSDIALLGIHRKPPIIDHEVIDQVCELPLVISSCPLGAISPDKTPEGRRTLKIKVERCMFCGNCYTMCPALPIADKEGDGVAILVGGKISNAVSEPKFSKVVVAYLPNNFPRFPEVVQTVKKIVEVYAADARKHERLGDWAERIGWEKFFEKTGIPFTEHLIDDYRLAYDTFRTSTQFKFTEAAWNVCKAAGGID is encoded by the coding sequence ATGGCTCTTTCCACTGGGAAATACGGTAAATTCGATCCGCAGAATCCAACCAAAGACAGGATTACGGATATTGGTCCGCGCCACTACTGGGAAAACTTCCCGCCCAGCATTCAAAAGAACTACGGCAAGTGGCTGTACCACGAGATCCTCGAGCCGGGCGTGCTGGTACACGTTTCCGAAACGGGGGACAAGGTCTACACGGTCAGGTGCGGTTCGCCCCGCCTGATGACCGTACAGCACGTGCGGGAAATCTGCGATATTGCCGACAAATACTGCGACGGCTATGTGCGTTTCACCACCCGCAACAACATCGAGTTTATCGTGGACAGCCTTGAGAAGGTGGAAGCCCTCAAGAAGGATCTGTGGAGCCGCAAATTTGTTTCCGGGAGCTACAAGTTCCCCATCGGCGGCACTGGGGCCAGCATCACCAATATCGTGCACACGCAGGGGTACGTGCACTGCCACACTCCGGCCACTGACGCTTCTTCCCTGGTCAAGGCCGTCATGGATGACCTGTTTGACTACTTCACCGGCATGACCCTGCCGGCCAAGGTACGGGTGGCGGTGGCCTGCTGCCTGAACATGTGCGGTGCGGTCCACTGTTCGGACATCGCCCTGCTCGGCATTCACCGGAAGCCCCCGATCATTGACCACGAGGTCATTGATCAGGTCTGCGAGCTTCCCCTGGTCATTTCTTCCTGCCCCCTGGGCGCCATTTCGCCCGACAAGACCCCGGAAGGCAGGAGGACCCTCAAGATTAAGGTTGAGCGCTGCATGTTCTGCGGCAACTGCTACACCATGTGCCCGGCTCTGCCCATTGCCGACAAGGAAGGCGACGGCGTAGCCATACTGGTGGGCGGCAAGATCTCCAACGCGGTCAGCGAGCCCAAGTTCTCCAAGGTAGTGGTGGCTTACCTGCCCAACAACTTCCCGCGGTTCCCGGAAGTGGTCCAGACCGTGAAGAAGATTGTGGAGGTTTATGCTGCCGATGCCCGGAAGCACGAGCGCCTGGGCGACTGGGCCGAGCGTATCGGTTGGGAGAAATTCTTTGAGAAGACCGGTATACCGTTTACCGAGCACCTCATTGACGATTACCGCCTGGCCTACGACACGTTCCGGACCAGCACCCAGTTCAAGTTCACGGAAGCAGCCTGGAATGTTTGCAAGGCAGCCGGCGGAATTGACTAA
- the dsrA gene encoding dissimilatory-type sulfite reductase subunit alpha: protein MFEPKRPQKQLKYEELRIYTDEELKNFTEEELKEFKIKHEIPAVEELEKGPWPSFVADAKQEALRRRKLADDRMMIDRYVVEDLLGQLELSFKDGETHWKHGGIVGVFGYGGGVIGRYSDVPEKFPGIAHFHTIRVNQPASKFYKTDFLRALCDLWEYRGSGLVNMHGSTGDIILLGTTTEQLEPIFYDMTHELDQDLGGSGSNLRTPSCCIGKARCEWACYDTQEMCYEMTMHYQDELHRPAFPYKFKFKFDGCPNCCVASIARADIAFIGTWRDEIRIDQEAVKAYIAGDIVPRGGSHKGRDWGKFDIQKEVINLCPSQCMWMEDGKLVIDNKECVRCMHCINVMPQALRPGTDTGVSILVGAKAPILEGAQISQVIVPFMKAEPPYDNVKEVIEKIWEFWMEEGKNRERVGELIQRVGLPKFLEVIGLPPAPQMIKAPRANPYIFWKEEDVPGGFERDIKDFRARHKR from the coding sequence ATGTTTGAACCAAAGAGGCCTCAAAAACAACTGAAATATGAAGAGCTCCGGATTTATACCGATGAGGAACTGAAAAACTTTACCGAAGAAGAATTAAAAGAATTTAAAATAAAACATGAAATCCCCGCCGTGGAAGAGCTGGAGAAGGGACCGTGGCCCAGCTTTGTGGCTGATGCCAAGCAGGAGGCCCTGCGCCGCAGAAAGCTTGCCGACGACCGGATGATGATTGACCGGTACGTGGTGGAAGACCTGCTGGGCCAGCTGGAGCTTTCCTTTAAAGACGGCGAGACTCACTGGAAGCACGGCGGTATCGTGGGCGTTTTTGGCTATGGTGGCGGCGTCATCGGGCGGTACTCCGATGTGCCGGAAAAATTCCCCGGTATTGCCCACTTCCATACCATCCGCGTCAACCAGCCAGCCAGCAAGTTCTATAAGACCGACTTCCTGCGCGCCCTGTGTGACCTGTGGGAATACCGGGGCAGCGGCCTTGTGAATATGCACGGTTCCACCGGGGATATTATCCTTTTGGGAACCACCACCGAACAGCTGGAGCCCATTTTCTACGACATGACCCATGAACTGGATCAGGACCTGGGCGGTTCCGGCTCCAACCTGCGGACTCCCTCCTGCTGTATCGGTAAAGCCCGCTGTGAATGGGCCTGCTACGACACCCAGGAAATGTGCTATGAGATGACCATGCATTATCAGGACGAGCTGCACCGTCCGGCCTTCCCGTACAAGTTTAAGTTCAAGTTCGACGGCTGCCCCAACTGCTGTGTGGCTTCCATTGCCCGTGCCGACATTGCCTTTATCGGCACATGGCGTGACGAAATCCGCATCGATCAGGAAGCCGTGAAGGCATACATTGCCGGCGACATTGTGCCCAGGGGGGGCTCCCACAAGGGCAGGGATTGGGGCAAGTTTGACATTCAAAAGGAAGTCATCAACCTCTGCCCGTCCCAGTGCATGTGGATGGAAGACGGCAAGCTGGTGATCGACAACAAGGAATGCGTGCGCTGCATGCACTGCATTAACGTGATGCCGCAGGCGCTCAGACCTGGCACGGATACCGGCGTGAGCATCCTGGTGGGTGCAAAAGCCCCCATCCTGGAAGGCGCACAAATTTCGCAGGTGATCGTGCCCTTCATGAAAGCGGAGCCGCCCTATGACAACGTTAAAGAAGTTATCGAGAAAATCTGGGAATTCTGGATGGAAGAAGGAAAGAACCGCGAGCGTGTTGGAGAGCTCATCCAGCGTGTTGGCTTGCCCAAGTTCCTGGAGGTAATCGGCCTGCCGCCTGCACCGCAAATGATCAAGGCGCCGCGTGCCAACCCGTACATCTTCTGGAAGGAAGAGGATGTACCCGGCGGATTTGAAAGAGACATTAAAGATTTCCGGGCCAGACACAAGAGGTAA
- a CDS encoding ATP-binding protein has protein sequence MYVVTVDRDKCEGCGECVDSCPGSVLEMKDGKAFVVNSDDCLGCETCVSVCPSGAVTLEER, from the coding sequence ATGTACGTAGTAACTGTGGATCGCGACAAGTGCGAGGGTTGTGGCGAGTGTGTGGACTCCTGTCCGGGCAGCGTGCTGGAAATGAAGGATGGCAAGGCGTTCGTGGTCAATTCCGATGATTGCCTCGGGTGTGAAACATGTGTTTCCGTCTGCCCGTCGGGAGCAGTGACACTGGAAGAAAGGTAG
- the rlmH gene encoding 23S rRNA (pseudouridine(1915)-N(3))-methyltransferase RlmH, with product MQITLLCVGKLKEDFLRLAQREYLKRLKPYARLEVMEVREEALPPTGEKGAVEAVLKKEGEQLLHRIPENSYVIALDREGVMLTSEEFAGFLHDLSLQGQSRLCFIIGGSAGLAGAVLARASMRLSFSKFTFPHQLMRIILLEQVYRAFKIIRGERYHR from the coding sequence ATGCAAATTACACTGCTGTGTGTTGGAAAGCTAAAGGAAGATTTCCTGCGCCTGGCCCAAAGGGAATACCTCAAGCGGCTCAAGCCCTATGCCCGGCTTGAGGTGATGGAGGTCAGGGAGGAGGCCCTGCCCCCAACCGGGGAAAAAGGGGCGGTGGAGGCAGTCCTGAAAAAAGAGGGGGAGCAACTGTTACACAGGATTCCGGAAAACAGCTATGTGATCGCCCTGGACAGGGAGGGAGTGATGCTTACCTCCGAGGAATTTGCCGGCTTCCTGCACGACCTTAGTTTGCAGGGGCAGAGCAGGTTGTGTTTTATCATCGGGGGGAGCGCAGGGCTGGCCGGAGCCGTCCTGGCCAGGGCCTCCATGCGGCTTTCCTTTTCTAAATTTACTTTTCCCCACCAGTTAATGCGCATTATCTTGCTGGAACAGGTATACCGGGCTTTTAAAATCATCCGTGGTGAAAGGTACCACCGCTAG
- the murA gene encoding UDP-N-acetylglucosamine 1-carboxyvinyltransferase: protein MDRLVVAGGISLRGRVAISGAKNASLAILCAAVMAGELVTLENVPDIRDVQVMVDILRSLGAQVHRTTPSGSLRILMTDPPAQMPPYHLAKQLRASNLLLGPLLARFGRAEIPLPGGCNIGTRPMDLHFKGLTALGAQLFLERGTVVARTARLEGNRVYLDFPSVGATENIMMAACLARGQTVIENAAREPEVVDLANFLNCLGARVRGAGTDVIKIEGVDSLGGCLRYAVIPDRIEAGTFMVAAAATRGDVVLENVIPRHLEPLIAKLREAGVEVEEEEDRVRVRASGPLNPIDIKTMPYPGFPTDMQSQMMALLSTVPGTSVIVENIFENRFKVADELKRMGARIKVEGRLAVVEGVERLQGACVRATDLRAGAALVVAGLMAEGETRIGNVVYIDRGYFNLEQKLRMLGARVWRASSEADAPAQNGTTRKSAMV, encoded by the coding sequence ATGGATAGATTGGTTGTTGCCGGGGGAATATCCCTGCGGGGACGGGTTGCCATTAGCGGGGCCAAAAACGCTTCCCTGGCCATTTTGTGTGCTGCCGTCATGGCCGGCGAACTGGTAACTCTGGAAAATGTACCCGACATCAGGGATGTACAGGTAATGGTTGACATCCTCCGCTCCCTGGGGGCGCAAGTACACCGCACCACCCCCAGTGGCAGCTTGCGCATCCTCATGACAGACCCGCCTGCCCAAATGCCTCCTTACCACCTGGCTAAGCAGCTGCGTGCTTCCAATTTGTTGCTGGGTCCCCTGTTGGCCCGTTTTGGCCGGGCGGAAATCCCCCTCCCCGGGGGATGCAACATCGGAACAAGGCCCATGGATTTACATTTCAAAGGCCTGACCGCCCTGGGAGCCCAGCTTTTCCTTGAACGGGGTACAGTGGTCGCGCGGACCGCCAGGCTCGAAGGGAACCGGGTGTACCTGGATTTCCCCAGTGTAGGAGCCACGGAAAATATCATGATGGCCGCTTGTCTGGCCCGGGGGCAGACGGTGATCGAGAATGCCGCCCGGGAACCGGAAGTGGTGGATCTGGCCAACTTTTTGAACTGCCTGGGAGCCAGGGTGCGGGGAGCAGGCACCGATGTAATCAAAATCGAAGGGGTGGATTCCCTGGGCGGTTGCCTGCGTTATGCGGTTATCCCCGACCGCATTGAAGCGGGCACCTTTATGGTGGCGGCGGCTGCCACCCGGGGAGACGTGGTCTTGGAAAATGTCATCCCCCGTCACCTGGAACCATTGATTGCCAAACTGCGGGAGGCCGGGGTGGAAGTGGAGGAAGAGGAGGACCGCGTCCGGGTCAGGGCCAGCGGCCCTTTGAACCCCATCGACATTAAGACCATGCCTTATCCGGGGTTTCCCACGGATATGCAGTCCCAAATGATGGCTCTTTTGTCCACCGTTCCCGGCACCAGCGTGATCGTGGAAAATATCTTTGAAAACCGCTTCAAAGTAGCCGATGAACTGAAACGCATGGGTGCGCGGATCAAGGTGGAGGGCCGCCTGGCTGTGGTGGAAGGCGTGGAGCGGCTGCAGGGTGCCTGCGTCCGGGCTACCGACCTGCGGGCGGGGGCTGCCCTGGTGGTGGCCGGTCTCATGGCTGAAGGTGAAACCCGGATCGGCAACGTAGTCTATATAGACCGGGGCTATTTCAATTTAGAACAAAAGCTGAGGATGCTGGGTGCCCGGGTCTGGCGCGCTTCATCTGAAGCGGATGCTCCGGCGCAAAACGGTACGACCAGGAAAAGCGCCATGGTTTAA
- a CDS encoding peptidase MA family metallohydrolase — protein sequence MNIYPLIKTQSPPGTGQLLLWFWLKIMAVFVALVFVLVIRVPGQIRGYVYHIFREAARAQAMISTRHMLTLSDGHFLVRYYPGDADSARLVLKAAREFYPLVARDFRFSAGKKILLVVHPTRESLNASFGWPASESAMGVYWAGVIRVLSPRAWIDARDPQKVEEVFVGSGPVAHELTHLVVDYLTRGNVPRWFTEGVAQYEEYRLTGFRFAGTGDFAGQPLYDFGEMERNFDELPNQTLAYWQSLAVVEYLVEVYGEESLHKILAALGQGRDMNGALQQVTGRDLDRFAAGFRSWLGQKL from the coding sequence GTGAACATTTACCCGCTCATTAAAACGCAATCTCCCCCCGGCACGGGGCAGCTTTTGCTCTGGTTCTGGTTGAAAATAATGGCCGTTTTTGTAGCCCTGGTGTTTGTCCTGGTCATACGGGTACCCGGGCAAATACGGGGATACGTTTACCATATCTTTCGCGAGGCGGCCCGGGCCCAGGCGATGATCAGCACCCGCCATATGCTCACCCTATCCGACGGTCATTTCTTAGTGCGCTACTATCCCGGGGATGCCGACAGCGCCCGGCTGGTGTTAAAAGCAGCCCGGGAGTTCTACCCGCTGGTAGCGCGGGACTTTCGTTTTTCCGCCGGGAAAAAGATCCTCCTGGTTGTCCATCCCACCCGGGAGTCGCTGAATGCCAGTTTTGGCTGGCCGGCCAGCGAAAGTGCCATGGGCGTGTACTGGGCGGGGGTGATCAGGGTTCTTTCGCCCCGCGCCTGGATCGATGCCCGTGACCCCCAAAAGGTGGAAGAGGTTTTTGTTGGCTCGGGGCCGGTGGCTCATGAGTTAACCCACCTGGTGGTGGACTATCTTACCCGGGGCAACGTGCCCCGCTGGTTCACCGAAGGGGTCGCCCAGTACGAGGAATACAGGCTCACCGGCTTCCGGTTTGCTGGAACCGGGGATTTTGCGGGGCAGCCGCTTTATGACTTTGGGGAGATGGAGCGAAATTTTGATGAACTGCCCAACCAGACCCTGGCCTACTGGCAGTCCCTGGCGGTCGTGGAATACCTGGTGGAAGTATATGGCGAAGAAAGTTTGCATAAAATTTTAGCAGCGCTGGGACAAGGGCGGGATATGAATGGCGCCCTGCAACAGGTTACCGGACGGGATCTGGACCGGTTCGCTGCCGGCTTCCGCTCGTGGCTCGGGCAAAAACTATAA
- a CDS encoding tetratricopeptide repeat protein, which produces MAFSYRERKKRRQRIAFIILTVFLSLGLLGTSIGWFFDLPSSNQPSGAEPPSPEKIIAELESQARANPEDADVAARLARAYLDAGKMEQALKTYEKAVQLRPENSDFRIELALVQFLLGRNDEAVANFEEEIRRHPDNARAHYYYGQVLALGKGDYEGGIRELEKFIQLAGQGDDVAQARKMIEEWKAQLKK; this is translated from the coding sequence ATGGCTTTTTCTTACCGTGAACGCAAAAAACGGCGCCAGAGGATTGCCTTCATTATCCTCACCGTTTTCCTTTCCCTGGGTTTATTGGGGACTTCCATCGGCTGGTTTTTTGACCTTCCTTCTTCCAACCAACCTTCCGGGGCGGAGCCGCCGTCTCCGGAAAAAATAATTGCAGAACTGGAGTCGCAGGCCAGGGCCAACCCGGAGGATGCCGACGTTGCCGCCCGGCTGGCCAGGGCCTACCTGGATGCGGGAAAGATGGAACAGGCTCTTAAAACCTACGAAAAAGCCGTGCAACTGAGACCGGAAAACAGTGATTTTCGCATCGAGCTGGCCCTGGTGCAGTTTTTGCTGGGACGTAACGACGAGGCCGTAGCCAATTTTGAAGAAGAAATCAGGCGTCACCCGGACAATGCCCGGGCCCACTATTATTACGGACAGGTGCTGGCCCTGGGAAAGGGGGACTACGAAGGCGGCATCCGGGAGCTGGAAAAATTTATTCAGCTTGCCGGTCAGGGGGATGATGTGGCCCAGGCGCGTAAAATGATCGAGGAGTGGAAGGCGCAGTTGAAAAAGTAA
- the tnpA gene encoding IS66 family insertion sequence element accessory protein TnpA — protein sequence MTKAEREALWETRIAEYKMSGQSVREWCAAHEGISPRQLWYWLRKFKDRNVVTPGKSNRWLPVEISNQSFIEEDHTLLVKIGPANIEVKPGFDPALLSQVVKVLVALC from the coding sequence ATGACCAAAGCCGAACGGGAAGCGCTATGGGAAACCCGAATAGCCGAATACAAGATGAGTGGGCAAAGCGTCAGAGAATGGTGCGCCGCCCATGAAGGCATCAGCCCCAGGCAGTTATGGTACTGGCTGCGAAAGTTTAAAGACCGGAACGTAGTTACCCCAGGAAAATCAAACCGGTGGCTGCCGGTGGAAATAAGCAACCAGTCATTTATAGAAGAGGACCATACTTTACTGGTCAAAATAGGACCGGCCAACATCGAGGTAAAACCCGGCTTTGATCCAGCCTTGCTTTCTCAGGTAGTTAAGGTGCTGGTAGCGTTATGCTAA
- the tnpB gene encoding IS66 family insertion sequence element accessory protein TnpB (TnpB, as the term is used for proteins encoded by IS66 family insertion elements, is considered an accessory protein, since TnpC, encoded by a neighboring gene, is a DDE family transposase.) produces MLNEFSINRVYLACGATDLRKSIDGLAVLVKEGFELDPFSSCLFVFCNRQRDKIKILHWDHNGFWLYYRRLEKGKFPWPERSTSSTIAISRRELRWLLDGLSIEQPKAHPEVKARTVI; encoded by the coding sequence ATGCTAAATGAATTTAGTATCAACCGGGTTTACCTCGCCTGCGGCGCCACCGATTTGCGCAAATCCATCGACGGGCTGGCCGTGCTGGTCAAGGAAGGGTTTGAGCTGGACCCCTTCTCTTCCTGCCTTTTCGTCTTCTGTAACCGGCAGCGGGACAAAATTAAAATTCTCCACTGGGACCACAATGGGTTTTGGCTCTATTACCGCCGGCTGGAGAAAGGTAAATTCCCCTGGCCGGAAAGAAGCACTTCTTCAACTATTGCCATTAGCCGCCGGGAACTGCGCTGGCTGCTCGACGGCCTATCGATAGAACAGCCTAAAGCTCATCCCGAGGTAAAAGCACGCACTGTAATATAA
- the tnpC gene encoding IS66 family transposase translates to MNIEELQSRCLQLEEQCRWLEQQNAELTAKLNWFMEQLRLSKRRQFGVSSERTASGYQQLSLFNEAEVEAQPDLPEPAVETITYQRRKQRGRREMVLDNLPVETVEYRLPEEERVCSCCGGPLHEMSTEVRQELQIIPAQVKVVKHVRYVYSCRHCERNELTTPIVTAPMPAPVLPGSMVSPSLMAYIMNQKYGEGLPLYRQEQQFAHLGVELSRQTLANWVLYGANNWLTLIYDRLHEHLLKRDILHADETTLQVLREPGRAAETQSYLWLYRTGRDGPPIILYDYQTTRASKHPRRFLAGFKGYLHVDGYAGYNELPDVTLVGCWAHARRKFDEALKALPEDKRNKAVAARVGLEFCNQLFAIERDLKDATPQERYQARQVRSRPVLDAFRAWLKTQKTQVLPKSSFGQAVNYCLSQWDKLIAFLQDGRLELDNNRSERSIKPFVIGRKNWLFANTPRGARASAITYSIIETAKENGLNPFQYLSYLFEKLPNLNPKDSNALDQLLPWSNSLPPVCRANK, encoded by the coding sequence ATGAATATAGAAGAGCTGCAAAGCCGCTGTCTACAGCTGGAAGAGCAGTGTAGATGGCTGGAACAACAGAATGCCGAGCTGACCGCTAAACTGAATTGGTTTATGGAACAGCTTCGCTTGAGCAAACGCCGGCAATTCGGTGTTTCCAGCGAACGGACCGCTTCTGGCTACCAGCAGCTTTCGCTTTTTAATGAAGCGGAAGTGGAAGCCCAGCCGGATTTGCCCGAACCGGCTGTCGAAACCATCACCTACCAGCGCCGCAAACAGCGTGGCCGCCGGGAGATGGTGCTCGATAACCTGCCGGTGGAAACGGTTGAGTACCGCCTGCCGGAAGAAGAGCGGGTCTGTTCGTGCTGCGGTGGTCCTTTACATGAAATGAGCACCGAAGTACGACAGGAACTGCAGATCATCCCGGCCCAGGTAAAAGTGGTCAAGCATGTACGTTACGTTTATTCCTGCCGCCATTGCGAGCGCAACGAGCTAACCACCCCCATTGTCACCGCTCCCATGCCGGCTCCTGTACTTCCCGGAAGTATGGTTTCCCCCTCGCTTATGGCTTACATCATGAACCAGAAATACGGGGAAGGTCTGCCGCTGTACCGCCAGGAGCAGCAGTTTGCCCACCTGGGGGTGGAGCTGTCCCGGCAGACGCTTGCCAACTGGGTGCTGTACGGAGCGAATAACTGGTTGACCCTGATCTACGATCGCCTGCATGAACACCTGCTTAAGCGGGATATCCTGCATGCCGATGAGACAACCCTGCAGGTCCTCCGCGAGCCGGGCCGGGCTGCTGAAACCCAATCGTACCTCTGGCTCTACCGCACCGGTCGGGACGGTCCTCCCATTATTCTCTACGACTACCAGACCACCCGGGCCAGCAAGCACCCCCGCCGGTTCCTGGCAGGTTTTAAAGGCTACTTGCACGTTGACGGCTACGCCGGCTACAACGAACTGCCGGATGTCACCCTGGTGGGCTGCTGGGCCCATGCCCGGCGCAAGTTTGATGAAGCGTTAAAGGCCCTGCCGGAAGATAAACGCAATAAAGCAGTGGCCGCCCGGGTGGGGCTGGAATTTTGTAACCAACTTTTTGCCATTGAGCGCGACTTGAAAGATGCAACGCCCCAGGAGCGTTATCAGGCCCGCCAGGTGCGCAGCCGCCCCGTGCTGGATGCTTTTCGGGCATGGCTTAAAACCCAGAAAACACAGGTACTGCCCAAAAGTTCCTTTGGTCAGGCAGTTAACTATTGCCTGAGCCAGTGGGATAAACTCATTGCCTTTTTGCAGGATGGGCGCCTGGAACTGGATAACAACCGGAGTGAGCGGTCGATCAAACCCTTTGTCATTGGCCGCAAGAACTGGTTGTTTGCCAATACTCCGCGGGGTGCCCGGGCCAGCGCTATTACTTACAGCATCATAGAAACGGCAAAGGAGAATGGGTTGAATCCTTTCCAGTACCTCAGTTATCTTTTTGAAAAACTTCCCAACCTGAACCCTAAAGACAGTAACGCCCTGGATCAGTTGCTCCCCTGGTCCAATTCATTACCCCCTGTCTGCAGGGCTAATAAATAA